A genomic stretch from Neomonachus schauinslandi chromosome 16, ASM220157v2, whole genome shotgun sequence includes:
- the ZNF576 gene encoding zinc finger protein 576 isoform X3, which yields MTLGLGRGPGDSCWLPPDLSPRPSGHLGAPQCTRCLITFADSKFQERHMKREHPADFVAQKLQGALFICFTCARSFPSSKALIAHQRSHGPAARPSTPVAPTAAQPTFPCPDCGKTFGQAASLRRHRQAHETRTPPGPFACTECGQDFAQEAGLHQHYIRHARGEL from the coding sequence ATGACTCTGGGGCTCGGGAGAGGTCCTGGTGACTCTTGCTGGCTTCCCCCCGACCTCTCCCCACGTCCCTCAGGCCACCTGGGGGCCCCGCAGTGCACCCGCTGCCTCATCACCTTCGCCGATTCCAAGTTCCAGGAGCGTCACATGAAGCGGGAGCACCCAGCGGATTTCGTGGCCCAGAAGCTGCAGGGGGCCCTCTTCATCTGCTTCACCTGCGCCCggtccttcccctcctccaagGCCCTGATCGCCCATCAGCGCAGCCACGGTCCAGCCGCCAGGCCCTCCACGCCAGTGGCGCCCACCGCTGCCCAGCCTACATTCCCCTGTCCTGACTGTGGCAAGACCTTTGGGCAGGCTGCTTCTCTGAGGCGGCACCGCCAGGCGCATGAGACCCGCACCCCTCCTGGCCCCTTTGCCTGCACTGAGTGTGGTCAGGACTTTGCCCAGGAAGCGGGGCTGCATCAACACTACATCCGGCATGCCAGGGGGGAGCTCTGA